One window of Hypanus sabinus isolate sHypSab1 chromosome 10, sHypSab1.hap1, whole genome shotgun sequence genomic DNA carries:
- the LOC132400268 gene encoding trace amine-associated receptor 1-like has protein sequence MLNMNMMNMNVSFIIADTVERCYNSVNGTCLRTTRSHGLRVLLYAFGAMAVLVTMFGNLLVIVAISHFRQLHTPTNYLVLSLAIADFLLGCMVMPYSLTRSIENCWYLGDLFCKFQASFDFMLCASSIFHLCFISVDRYYAVCDPLKYRTRITVHTVLIMILISWIIPAFVGFGMIFLELNLIEIRELYYKNISCYGGCILVMGKLCSVIYSIVSFYFPGFIMLCIYTKIYFVATKQARAINDITRQVQSIKENKSIASQTSERKAAKTLGIVMGVFLMCWTPYFTCNFIDPFIEHKTPSLMFDAFFWLGYLNSAFNPVIYAFFYSWFRKALKIILTFKIFRTDSSRINLF, from the coding sequence ATGCTGAACATGAACATGATGAACATGAATGTGAGCTTCATAATTGCAGATACAGTGGAACGCTGCTATAATTCTGTGAATGGAACATGTTTGAGAACAACCCGCTCCCATGGTCTTCGAGTATTGCTTTATGCGTTTGGTGCAATGGCAGTTCTGGTTACAATGTTTGGCAACTTGTTAGTAATTGTTGCAATCTCCCATTTCAGACAACTTCATACACCCACTAATTATCTTGTTCTTTCTTTGGCAATTGCTGACTTTCTTCTGGGATGTATGGTGATGCCTTACAGTTTGACAAGGTCCATTGAAAACTGTTGGTACCTAGGCGACTTGTTCTGCAAGTTTCAAGCAAGCTTTGACTTCATGCTCTGTGCGTCGTCAATATTCCACCTGTGCTTCATTTCTGTTGACCGTTACTACGCGGTGTGTGACCCACTGAAATACAGAACCAGAATAACTGTTCACACCGTCCTAATCATGATCCTCATCAGCTGGATTATCCCTGCATTTGTGGGTTTTGGCATGATATTTTTAGAATTAAACTTGATAGAAATTAGAGAGCTTTATTACAAAAACATATCCTGCTATGGTGGCTGTATTCTAGTGATGGGGAAACTGTGCTCGGTGATCTACTCGATAGTTTCCTTTTACTTCCCGGGATTTATTATGCTTTGTATTTATACAAAAATATATTTCGTCGCGACAAAACAGGCCCGTGCCATAAATGACATTACAAGGCAGGTGCAGTCCATCAAGGAAAACAAGAGTATTGCTTCCCAGACAAGTGAACGAAAAGCTGCAAAGACTCTGGGGATCGTGATGGGGGTGTTCTTAATGTGCTGGACTCCATACTTCACTTGCAATTTCATAGACCCTTTCATTGAACACAAGACACCCTCCCTAATGTTCGACGCATTTTTTTGGTTAGGGTACTTGAACTCAGCATTCAATCCCGTGATCTATGCATTTTTTTATTCGTGGTTCagaaaagctctgaaaattattcTAACTTTTAAAATATTCAGAACTGATTCCTCCAGGATAAACCTCTTCTAA